The genomic window TGTAACTTAAGATGTAACCTTGATCAAATAAGATCTTAGTTATTTCTTTTTTAAGATTAGAAGCCGGAATTTCAACAACTTTGTGGTTTGCAGCCACAGCGTTACGAACTCTAGTCAAATAATCTGCAATAGGATCTGTATACATATGTATTTGATTGCGATTATGGTTTTCAGGAAGCACTCTGCCTCCTGAACCTTTAATCAATTTATAAACTTTTTTAAATTACCAGCTGGCTTTTTTTACACCTGGAATTAATCCATTGTTAGCCATTTCACGGAAAGTTACACGTGAAATACCGAATTGACGGATATAACCTCTTGGTCTACCTGTTAATTTACAACGATTGTGCAAACGAACTGGTGAAGCATTTTTAGGTAATTTTTGTAGACCTTCATAATCTCCAGCTTCTAATAAAGCTTTTCTTTTTTCAGCGTACTTAGCTACCGTTTTCTCTCTTTTAACCTCGCGGGCTTTCATTGATTCTTTAGCCATGTCTTAATTCTTTTTAAAAGGTAATCCTAATTCAGCCAATAATGACTTTGCTTCCTTATCTGTTTTTGCAGTAGTAACAAAAGTAATATCCATTCCTGAGATTTTGTTTACTTTGTCAATATCAATTTCTGGGAAAATGATTTGCTCCAAAACTCCAAGATTGTAGTTACCTCTTCCGTCGAAACCAGTAGCTTTAATACCACCGAAATCTCTAACTCGCGGTAAAGCAGAAGTAATAAGTCTATCTAAAAACTCATACATTCTTTCACCACGTAAAGTAACTTTTGCTCCAATAGGCATCCCTTTTCTCAATTTGAAAGACGCAACGTCTTTCTTTGAAATTGTAGATACTGCTTTTTGTCCAGTGATCTTTGTTAACTCATCAACAGCATAGTCAATAAGTTTCTTATCAGAT from Flavobacterium fluviale includes these protein-coding regions:
- the rpsN gene encoding 30S ribosomal protein S14 — translated: MAKESMKAREVKREKTVAKYAEKRKALLEAGDYEGLQKLPKNASPVRLHNRCKLTGRPRGYIRQFGISRVTFREMANNGLIPGVKKASW
- the rplE gene encoding 50S ribosomal protein L5, whose amino-acid sequence is MAYTPRLKEEYKSRVISALKEEFGYTNVMQVPKLEKIVLSRGVGAAVSDKKLIDYAVDELTKITGQKAVSTISKKDVASFKLRKGMPIGAKVTLRGERMYEFLDRLITSALPRVRDFGGIKATGFDGRGNYNLGVLEQIIFPEIDIDKVNKISGMDITFVTTAKTDKEAKSLLAELGLPFKKN